One genomic window of Desulfobacterales bacterium includes the following:
- a CDS encoding DUF1566 domain-containing protein, producing MKKFLFCFCVILFFTSLSYSAELDPGYIKAFGQGAILVSGKGFPDVTKYNPEQFDYKDGKFYITASEEATINFRVILPKGKTIGNYVKQLKKERGTNLKYRTEDWICLQIFPSFDSSGENLVNEKKPWPKKLTDIPKWCSPIQAWWGNIDSSNENSTFFGLKWDGDLGRDLGSTLHRAEAGNKFYVMMTVCYEYKTPGGEIENKWDSILQKWIPVKSTGLLGYVHSDPILACTIEIKKGKIEGENKFKDNGDGTITDIQSGLTWIKSIPTEKMRFEDAQKYVESLNIGGYNDWRIPTVTELQSLNKGIPKKFEYEPVKFLTNSGFVNISDGNEFWSIDIALENEQCRNYVSFYSNNEWSSSYVWTNTELALYSILPVRSAK from the coding sequence ATGAAAAAATTTTTATTTTGTTTTTGTGTTATTCTATTTTTTACAAGTCTGAGTTATTCGGCTGAATTAGATCCTGGATATATTAAAGCTTTTGGTCAAGGCGCTATTTTGGTTTCAGGCAAAGGCTTCCCTGATGTTACAAAATATAATCCAGAACAATTTGATTATAAAGATGGCAAATTTTATATCACAGCAAGTGAAGAGGCTACTATTAATTTTAGAGTTATTCTTCCAAAAGGAAAAACTATTGGAAATTATGTTAAACAATTAAAAAAAGAGCGGGGAACTAATTTAAAATATCGTACTGAAGATTGGATATGTCTTCAGATTTTTCCTTCTTTTGATTCATCTGGTGAAAACCTTGTAAATGAAAAAAAACCATGGCCTAAAAAATTAACTGATATTCCTAAATGGTGCTCTCCTATTCAAGCATGGTGGGGAAATATTGATTCTTCAAACGAAAATTCTACTTTTTTTGGACTTAAATGGGACGGTGATTTAGGAAGAGATTTGGGCAGTACACTTCATAGAGCTGAAGCTGGCAACAAGTTTTATGTTATGATGACTGTATGCTATGAATATAAAACGCCCGGCGGAGAGATAGAGAATAAATGGGATAGCATCTTACAAAAATGGATTCCTGTGAAATCAACTGGTTTATTAGGATATGTTCATAGTGACCCTATTTTAGCCTGTACCATTGAAATAAAAAAAGGAAAGATTGAAGGCGAAAATAAATTTAAAGATAATGGAGATGGTACAATAACTGATATTCAAAGTGGTTTGACGTGGATTAAAAGTATTCCAACTGAAAAAATGCGATTTGAAGACGCTCAAAAGTACGTTGAGTCTCTTAATATAGGAGGTTATAATGATTGGCGAATTCCAACTGTTACTGAACTACAATCTTTGAATAAAGGCATTCCTAAAAAGTTTGAATATGAACCAGTTAAATTTTTAACTAATAGCGGATTTGTTAATATTTCGGATGGTAATGAATTTTGGTCTATAGATATTGCTTTGGAGAATGAACAATGCCGTAACTATGTCTCTTTTTATTCAAATAACGAATGGTCAAGTAGTTATGTCTGGACAAATACTGAATTGGCATTATACTCTATTTTACCAGTTCGTTCGGCAAAATAA
- a CDS encoding nitronate monooxygenase yields the protein MFKTKITEMLGIKYPIIGGTMMWISDAPFTAAISEAGGLGVLASANYKTKPEFSDAIDKLKDLTDKPFAVNINLFPSLRPIDNNEYVDVLIKKGVKIVETSGHSAPVDLCAKFKEAGMTWIHKCVGIKYALKVKALGADIITVVGYENGGATGKLDIGTIVLVPVVKDAVGLPIIGGGGVSDGRGLVAVLSLGADAVIIGTRLLLTKECPIHDNLKQALLNASELDTMLIMRSFDATHRVLTNTAAKKCSELETSKADLNEIFKVVSGERAKSMYDHGDINEGIVACGQGIGLIHDIPSMKELFDSIMVQAEKVVTGLSKTD from the coding sequence ATGTTTAAGACTAAAATAACTGAAATGTTAGGAATAAAATATCCGATAATAGGCGGGACAATGATGTGGATTTCAGATGCACCTTTTACTGCCGCTATTTCAGAAGCTGGAGGACTTGGAGTTCTCGCTTCAGCCAATTATAAGACTAAACCAGAATTTAGTGATGCTATAGATAAATTAAAAGATTTAACTGACAAACCTTTTGCTGTAAATATTAATCTTTTTCCTTCCTTAAGACCTATTGACAACAACGAATATGTTGATGTTTTAATAAAAAAAGGAGTTAAAATTGTTGAAACTTCTGGTCATTCAGCGCCAGTTGATTTATGTGCAAAATTTAAAGAAGCTGGTATGACTTGGATTCATAAATGTGTTGGAATTAAATATGCACTTAAAGTAAAGGCTCTTGGAGCTGATATCATAACTGTAGTCGGATATGAAAATGGCGGAGCAACTGGTAAACTTGATATTGGCACTATAGTTCTTGTTCCTGTTGTAAAAGACGCTGTTGGTCTTCCGATTATTGGAGGCGGTGGCGTATCAGATGGAAGGGGATTAGTCGCGGTTCTCTCATTAGGAGCGGATGCAGTTATAATCGGAACTAGGCTTTTATTAACAAAAGAATGTCCTATACATGATAATTTAAAACAAGCATTATTAAACGCATCAGAGCTTGATACTATGCTTATAATGAGATCTTTTGATGCAACTCATCGAGTTCTTACCAACACTGCTGCAAAAAAATGTTCTGAATTAGAAACTTCTAAAGCAGACCTTAACGAAATTTTTAAAGTTGTGTCAGGCGAACGGGCTAAAAGCATGTATGATCATGGAGATATAAATGAAGGCATTGTTGCATGCGGGCAAGGCATAGGCTTAATTCATGATATACCTTCGATGAAAGAGCTTTTTGATTCAATCATGGTTCAAGCTGAAAAAGTAGTCACAGGATTATCTAAAACAGACTAA
- a CDS encoding SDR family NAD(P)-dependent oxidoreductase: protein MALNLNALGKKIGPITKDYNWKDAALYALGVGSGFSNLEYCYEKDLKVLPSFSIAATIDFLNQAGSEANINLAGILHGEQELIFHNPIPSEGKLITEGKIINYYDKGDKGALVVAKSDTYHSNGQKLFTGIITLFARLDGNFGGEPAPKKKIDFPDREPDITVEESPSADQPLIYRLSGDYFPLHVDPEFAKRSGFEHPIMHGLCTHGYATRVLINSLIPGKPELVRRIDCRFSKTLYPGDSIKILIWKISEGKAVWKVINQKTNDTVIDNGIFEYGQVKKEEIRFDGRVAIITGAGGGLGKTYALELARRGAKVVINDFGGARDGSGTLNSTPADKVVDEIKALGGEAVANYDNVATVEGGANIVKTAIDAFGTVDILINNAGILRDKSFIKMDPENWQMVLDVHLNGAYNVTKPAFQIMKEKGYGRIIMTTSAAGLYGNFGQTNYSSAKMALIGFMHSLKLEGAKYNVKINTIAPLAASRLTEDFLPPDVFQKMKPEFVCPLVLYLCSEKCPVTGNIYNAGMGYYNRAAIVTGKGSVIRGKEEYPTVELIKSKKDSLFSLKDGKEYLHLNEILGDIFAAFKAPAKQESESKAFASPAEIFEKMSSAFKKDAAAGVDVSFQYIISGKQGGDWYCVVKDNECSVKAGKLDKAVCTLKIGDSDFIDMMSGKLPPMKAYTSGKLKIEGDIMKSQLIEKLFKI from the coding sequence ATGGCCTTAAACCTTAACGCATTGGGTAAAAAAATCGGCCCAATCACAAAGGATTACAACTGGAAAGACGCTGCTCTTTATGCTCTTGGCGTTGGATCAGGATTTTCAAACCTTGAATACTGCTATGAAAAAGATTTAAAAGTCTTACCGAGCTTTTCCATTGCAGCTACCATTGATTTTTTAAACCAGGCAGGATCTGAAGCAAACATTAATCTTGCAGGAATACTTCATGGAGAACAAGAATTAATATTCCATAATCCAATTCCTTCTGAAGGAAAATTAATAACAGAAGGAAAAATAATCAATTATTATGATAAGGGGGATAAAGGCGCTCTTGTTGTTGCTAAAAGCGATACTTACCATTCAAACGGCCAAAAATTATTCACAGGAATTATAACTTTATTCGCAAGACTTGACGGTAATTTTGGAGGTGAGCCTGCTCCAAAGAAAAAAATTGATTTTCCAGATCGAGAGCCAGATATTACAGTAGAAGAATCACCATCTGCAGATCAACCTTTAATTTATCGCCTTTCAGGAGATTATTTTCCATTACACGTTGACCCTGAATTTGCAAAGCGTTCAGGCTTTGAGCATCCGATTATGCACGGACTTTGCACCCATGGTTATGCCACAAGAGTTCTTATAAATTCCCTTATACCCGGTAAGCCTGAACTTGTTAGAAGAATTGATTGTAGATTTTCAAAAACTCTTTACCCTGGAGATTCAATAAAAATTCTTATTTGGAAAATATCAGAAGGAAAAGCTGTATGGAAAGTTATAAATCAAAAAACAAATGATACAGTAATTGACAACGGTATTTTTGAATACGGACAAGTAAAAAAAGAAGAAATAAGATTTGACGGTCGTGTTGCTATCATTACTGGTGCTGGTGGAGGACTCGGGAAAACTTATGCCCTTGAACTTGCACGGCGAGGTGCAAAAGTAGTTATCAATGATTTTGGAGGTGCGCGAGACGGTTCTGGAACATTAAATTCTACTCCCGCTGATAAAGTAGTTGATGAAATTAAAGCTTTAGGTGGTGAAGCTGTTGCAAACTATGATAATGTTGCGACTGTTGAAGGTGGTGCAAATATAGTTAAAACAGCGATAGACGCTTTTGGAACAGTTGATATCCTTATTAATAATGCCGGTATTTTAAGAGATAAATCCTTTATTAAAATGGATCCTGAAAATTGGCAAATGGTTCTTGATGTACATTTAAACGGAGCATATAACGTTACAAAACCAGCTTTTCAAATTATGAAAGAAAAAGGCTACGGAAGAATTATAATGACAACATCTGCAGCAGGTCTTTATGGCAATTTCGGCCAAACAAATTATAGTTCTGCAAAAATGGCTCTTATAGGATTTATGCATTCTTTAAAGCTCGAAGGTGCAAAATATAATGTTAAAATAAACACAATAGCTCCTTTAGCTGCATCTCGATTAACTGAAGATTTTCTTCCTCCAGACGTATTTCAAAAAATGAAGCCTGAATTTGTATGCCCTCTCGTATTGTATCTTTGTTCGGAAAAATGCCCGGTAACAGGAAATATCTACAATGCAGGTATGGGATATTATAATCGCGCTGCCATAGTTACTGGTAAAGGTTCTGTTATACGAGGTAAAGAAGAATACCCAACTGTTGAATTAATAAAATCTAAAAAAGATTCATTATTTTCCCTTAAAGACGGCAAAGAATATTTACATTTGAACGAAATTCTTGGTGATATATTCGCTGCTTTTAAAGCTCCAGCTAAGCAAGAATCGGAATCAAAAGCATTTGCTTCTCCAGCCGAAATTTTTGAAAAAATGTCATCAGCATTTAAAAAAGATGCTGCTGCAGGAGTTGACGTTTCATTCCAATATATAATTTCAGGAAAACAAGGTGGAGATTGGTATTGTGTAGTTAAAGATAATGAGTGTTCTGTTAAAGCAGGAAAACTTGATAAAGCTGTATGTACTCTCAAAATAGGAGATTCTGATTTTATTGATATGATGAGCGGAAAACTACCTCCAATGAAGGCTTATACATCCGGTAAGCTTAAAATTGAAGGAGATATAATGAAGTCTCAGCTTATTGAAAAACTTTTTAAAATTTAA
- a CDS encoding SDR family NAD(P)-dependent oxidoreductase yields the protein MIGITSYGAYIPKLRLSRMSIFQNMGWFAPAIITVAQGERSMCNWDEDSITMAVAAGQDCIIGQDKAKIEALYMASTTMPFADRQNAGIVSTALNLKETILTSDFTASQKAGTTALLTALEVAKGGDRNNILVVAADKRETKAAYFYEMWFGDGAAALTVGSEDVIAEFKGSYSVSCDFVDHYRGSLNKFDYMWEERWIRDEGYSKIIPKAVKGLMDKLGITIEQVDKIVFPCIFKAEYGKIGKILGATKEKIVDNMHEVCGETGTAHPLLMFANVLEKSKPGDRIILAGFGQGCNAFYFQVTENIKKLAKRNGVSGSLRHKEITENYTKWLRFRELISTEMGIRAEVPSQVAMTVHWRNRNMILGLVGGKCKVCGTPQFPKLDICVNPKCGAHHSQDDYEFSNVPAKIKTFTGDMLAVSVDPPHKYGMVQFEGGGRFMADFTDCKLEELKVGLEMKMVFRRRVEDKVRGIITYFWKATPVPGAIEKLNQISFDGRVAIVTGAGGGLGKVYAIELAKRGAKVVVNDLGGSRDGASGTSASPADKVVEEIKSFGGEAVANYDNVATPEGGENIVKTAIDAFGKVDIVINNAGILRDKTLLKMEPESWNSVIKVHLNGAYNVTKPAFKIMREQGYGRIIMTTSAAGLYGNFGQTNYAAAKMGLVGFMNSLKVEGAKYNIKVNTVAPLAASRLTEDIMPPEIFDKMKPEFVSPIVLYLCSEECAETGEIFNAGMGYFNRVAVLTGKGTMLGEPNNPPTLEMIHENWDKINSMDGAKEIMDLNTAVTEFISIASSK from the coding sequence ATGATTGGTATCACTTCTTATGGGGCATATATACCGAAATTAAGATTAAGCAGAATGTCTATATTCCAAAACATGGGATGGTTTGCTCCGGCCATAATCACTGTTGCCCAAGGTGAAAGGTCGATGTGCAACTGGGATGAAGACTCAATAACTATGGCTGTGGCCGCTGGCCAAGACTGTATTATTGGCCAAGATAAAGCAAAAATCGAAGCTTTATACATGGCATCAACAACTATGCCTTTTGCCGATAGACAAAATGCAGGTATAGTGTCAACAGCGTTAAATTTAAAAGAAACCATTCTAACTTCAGATTTTACAGCTTCTCAAAAAGCAGGAACTACAGCCTTATTAACAGCTCTTGAAGTTGCAAAAGGCGGAGACAGAAACAATATTCTTGTAGTTGCCGCAGATAAAAGAGAAACAAAAGCAGCATATTTTTATGAAATGTGGTTTGGCGATGGTGCTGCTGCTCTTACTGTTGGCAGTGAGGATGTAATAGCCGAATTTAAAGGCTCATATTCTGTTTCATGCGATTTTGTAGACCACTATAGAGGCAGCTTAAATAAGTTTGATTATATGTGGGAAGAAAGATGGATACGGGACGAAGGTTATTCAAAAATTATCCCTAAAGCCGTTAAAGGTCTTATGGATAAGCTTGGAATTACAATCGAACAAGTAGATAAAATTGTATTTCCATGTATTTTTAAAGCTGAATACGGCAAAATTGGAAAAATACTCGGAGCTACCAAAGAAAAAATTGTTGATAACATGCATGAAGTTTGCGGTGAAACTGGGACGGCTCATCCGCTGTTAATGTTTGCTAATGTTCTTGAAAAATCAAAGCCTGGAGATAGAATTATTTTAGCGGGTTTTGGACAAGGATGTAATGCTTTTTATTTTCAAGTAACAGAAAATATTAAAAAATTAGCAAAAAGAAACGGAGTTTCTGGCTCTTTACGGCATAAAGAAATAACCGAAAATTATACAAAATGGTTAAGATTTAGAGAATTAATTTCAACAGAAATGGGTATAAGAGCAGAAGTCCCTTCTCAAGTAGCAATGACAGTTCATTGGCGTAATCGAAATATGATTCTTGGACTTGTCGGAGGCAAATGTAAGGTTTGCGGAACACCTCAATTTCCAAAGCTTGATATTTGTGTTAATCCTAAATGTGGCGCTCATCACAGCCAAGATGACTATGAATTTTCAAATGTTCCAGCAAAAATAAAAACTTTTACAGGTGACATGCTTGCAGTTTCCGTTGATCCTCCCCATAAATACGGAATGGTTCAATTTGAAGGTGGCGGCAGGTTTATGGCTGATTTTACTGATTGTAAGCTTGAAGAGTTAAAAGTCGGTCTTGAAATGAAGATGGTCTTCAGAAGAAGGGTTGAAGACAAAGTTAGAGGAATTATTACATATTTCTGGAAAGCAACTCCTGTTCCTGGCGCTATTGAAAAATTAAATCAAATTAGCTTTGACGGAAGAGTTGCGATTGTAACAGGCGCTGGAGGCGGTCTTGGCAAAGTATATGCTATAGAGCTTGCAAAACGAGGCGCAAAAGTTGTTGTAAATGACTTAGGTGGCTCACGAGACGGAGCATCTGGAACATCTGCATCCCCTGCCGACAAAGTCGTAGAAGAAATTAAAAGTTTTGGAGGCGAAGCTGTTGCTAATTATGATAATGTTGCTACTCCAGAAGGAGGCGAAAATATTGTAAAAACAGCAATTGATGCTTTTGGCAAAGTCGATATTGTTATTAATAACGCTGGAATATTAAGAGATAAAACATTACTTAAAATGGAGCCTGAGTCATGGAATTCAGTAATAAAAGTACACTTAAATGGCGCATATAATGTGACAAAACCTGCATTTAAAATAATGCGTGAGCAAGGTTACGGCAGAATAATTATGACTACTTCCGCTGCTGGGCTTTATGGAAATTTTGGTCAAACAAATTACGCCGCTGCCAAAATGGGTCTTGTTGGATTTATGAATTCCCTTAAAGTTGAAGGTGCAAAATATAATATCAAGGTAAATACCGTTGCTCCATTAGCTGCTTCAAGGCTTACAGAGGATATTATGCCGCCTGAAATTTTCGATAAAATGAAACCTGAATTTGTTTCGCCTATAGTGTTATATCTTTGCAGCGAAGAATGTGCTGAAACAGGTGAAATTTTTAATGCTGGTATGGGTTATTTCAATAGAGTGGCTGTACTAACTGGAAAAGGAACTATGCTCGGAGAGCCCAATAATCCCCCAACTTTAGAAATGATTCATGAAAATTGGGATAAAATCAATTCGATGGATGGTGCAAAAGAAATAATGGATTTAAATACGGCTGTTACTGAATTTATATCTATTGCGTCATCAAAATAA
- a CDS encoding acyl-CoA dehydrogenase family protein has product MNILQYSEEHNEFRARLQSFLEKEVIPFVDEWEKDKIIPRDIWRKMGKAGFLCPLVPKEYGGIGGDFLHSAIVSEELAKTNHCGLSASLHSDIIVPYILSYGTEEQKQKYIPGCVSGDIVTAVAMTEPSAGSDLASMVTVAVEDGDNIVISGSKTFISNGIYSDLVILAAKDEGIDDPHRAISLYLVEKDTPGFKKGKKLDKMGFYSQDTSELFFSNCVIPKTNRLGEKGMGFLMLMSKLQQERLVVTMGAIFGSEFALNWTIDYCKKNFEGRKPISKYQANQFTLVELMTQVKIGKVFVEKLISEHMEGKNVVVETSMAKYWTTDLLKNLTDKCLDLIGDFATLEKCPIARGFRDARVMPIFAGTNEIMKSIAAKFMGL; this is encoded by the coding sequence ATGAATATTCTGCAATATTCGGAAGAGCATAATGAATTTAGAGCAAGATTGCAGTCTTTTTTGGAAAAAGAAGTAATTCCTTTTGTTGATGAATGGGAAAAAGATAAGATAATTCCAAGAGATATTTGGCGAAAAATGGGTAAAGCAGGTTTTTTATGTCCATTAGTACCAAAAGAATACGGAGGAATTGGAGGCGATTTTTTACATTCTGCGATTGTGTCTGAAGAACTTGCAAAAACAAATCACTGCGGTCTTAGCGCATCATTGCATAGTGATATAATAGTTCCTTATATCTTATCTTACGGAACAGAAGAACAAAAACAAAAATATATACCGGGCTGCGTTTCAGGCGATATTGTAACTGCTGTTGCAATGACTGAGCCTTCCGCTGGAAGTGATTTAGCGTCTATGGTTACTGTTGCTGTTGAAGATGGAGATAATATAGTTATTTCCGGCTCAAAAACTTTTATTTCAAATGGAATATATTCTGATTTAGTAATTTTAGCGGCAAAAGACGAAGGAATCGATGACCCCCATAGGGCTATTTCCTTATATCTTGTTGAAAAAGATACTCCTGGATTTAAAAAAGGGAAAAAGCTTGATAAAATGGGCTTTTACAGTCAAGATACCTCTGAATTATTTTTTTCAAACTGTGTAATACCTAAAACAAATCGTTTAGGCGAAAAAGGCATGGGCTTTTTAATGCTGATGTCAAAACTCCAGCAAGAACGCCTTGTAGTTACAATGGGAGCAATATTTGGATCTGAATTTGCCCTAAATTGGACAATTGACTATTGCAAAAAAAACTTTGAGGGAAGAAAGCCAATTTCAAAATATCAGGCAAATCAGTTCACACTTGTGGAATTAATGACTCAAGTTAAAATAGGAAAAGTTTTTGTAGAAAAATTAATTTCAGAACACATGGAAGGCAAAAATGTTGTAGTTGAAACTTCAATGGCAAAATATTGGACTACTGATTTATTAAAAAATTTAACTGATAAATGCCTTGATCTTATTGGCGATTTTGCAACATTAGAAAAATGTCCAATAGCAAGGGGTTTTAGAGATGCGAGGGTTATGCCTATATTTGCAGGAACAAATGAAATAATGAAGAGTATAGCTGCAAAATTTATGGGACTTTAA
- a CDS encoding TetR/AcrR family transcriptional regulator codes for MKARILSAARKLFSEYGYDSTTTRMIAKEVGIDISTLYYHWGEKRDLYEAVLIDIDDEIRAKLKEIEKIARGKPVDFRLNVAIDTMCNYFFEKPEASNIIFFQYFGKTKFESDADNSLSEYISNVAVAMGLALDKQNITPHAKARVAVVYLTMLNFFSGEHFLRPLLNLSRDEYLKVIKETLRFILIPAFVNKPSQQNEEL; via the coding sequence ATGAAAGCAAGAATTCTATCTGCTGCTCGCAAGCTTTTCAGCGAATACGGTTATGACAGCACCACCACAAGGATGATTGCAAAAGAAGTAGGAATTGACATCTCAACCTTGTATTACCATTGGGGCGAAAAACGAGATCTTTATGAAGCTGTATTAATTGATATTGATGATGAAATACGTGCTAAATTAAAAGAGATCGAAAAAATCGCCCGCGGAAAACCAGTTGATTTTCGTCTTAATGTTGCTATTGATACTATGTGTAACTACTTTTTCGAAAAACCTGAAGCCTCAAATATCATTTTCTTTCAATATTTCGGTAAAACTAAATTTGAATCAGATGCGGATAATTCTCTTTCCGAGTATATTTCCAATGTTGCTGTAGCAATGGGTCTTGCTTTAGATAAGCAGAATATCACGCCTCATGCAAAAGCAAGAGTTGCTGTGGTTTATTTAACAATGCTTAATTTTTTTTCTGGTGAACATTTCTTAAGACCTCTTCTTAATCTTTCTCGCGATGAATATCTCAAAGTTATAAAGGAGACCTTAAGGTTTATATTAATTCCAGCTTTTGTAAACAAGCCTTCCCAACAAAATGAAGAACTTTAG
- a CDS encoding acetyl-CoA acetyltransferase, with protein sequence MATGIRDKVVILGMGCTRFGERWEAGAEELMVEAFEECLKDAGIEKKHIDAAWFGSCMDEVNVGKTAMPLSVTLRLPMIPVTRVENYCATGSEAFRGAVYGVASGAYDICLALGVEKLKDTGYGGLPAAGSGAGSLTWLWWPNLSAPGSFAQLASAYCSKYKISEKDLKRAMAHISVKSHANGALNPKAHLRKPITEQQVLGSPIIAHPLGLFDCCGVSDGSACAIVTTPEIAKSLGKTDLVSVKSLQVILSSGEEAGYNDWDGDHFLTTSKCSTKAYEEAGIKNPREEISMMEVHDCFSITELVTYEDLHISQRGRATFDAMDGFYDLNGKLPCQSDGGLKCFGHPIGASGLRMLYEMYLQLLGKAGERQIKDPRFGLTHNLGGFPFQNICSISIVGKYEN encoded by the coding sequence ATGGCTACAGGCATAAGAGATAAAGTTGTAATTCTCGGAATGGGTTGTACTCGTTTTGGAGAAAGATGGGAAGCAGGCGCCGAGGAATTAATGGTCGAAGCTTTTGAAGAATGTTTAAAGGACGCTGGAATAGAAAAAAAACATATTGATGCTGCTTGGTTCGGATCCTGTATGGATGAAGTTAATGTTGGCAAGACCGCTATGCCTCTATCTGTTACCCTTAGGTTGCCCATGATACCAGTTACACGAGTTGAAAATTATTGCGCTACAGGATCAGAAGCTTTTAGAGGAGCTGTTTATGGCGTCGCTTCCGGAGCGTATGATATTTGTTTAGCTCTTGGTGTAGAAAAACTTAAAGACACAGGTTATGGTGGCTTGCCAGCCGCTGGTTCTGGAGCAGGAAGTCTTACATGGCTATGGTGGCCTAATTTATCAGCTCCGGGTTCTTTTGCTCAACTTGCAAGTGCATATTGTTCAAAATATAAAATTTCCGAAAAGGATTTAAAACGAGCAATGGCTCATATTTCAGTAAAAAGTCATGCAAATGGAGCACTTAACCCTAAAGCTCATTTACGAAAACCGATCACTGAACAGCAAGTTTTGGGATCTCCGATTATCGCACATCCACTTGGATTATTTGATTGCTGTGGTGTTAGCGATGGGTCAGCATGCGCAATTGTAACTACTCCGGAAATAGCAAAATCCCTTGGTAAAACAGACCTTGTAAGCGTAAAATCCCTTCAAGTTATTCTTAGCAGTGGAGAAGAAGCAGGATATAACGACTGGGACGGAGATCATTTTCTTACAACGTCAAAATGCAGCACTAAAGCCTATGAAGAAGCTGGAATAAAAAATCCGAGAGAAGAAATTAGTATGATGGAAGTTCACGATTGCTTCTCGATTACTGAGCTCGTAACTTATGAAGATTTACATATATCTCAAAGGGGAAGAGCAACATTTGATGCTATGGATGGATTTTATGATTTAAACGGAAAGCTCCCTTGTCAATCTGACGGAGGACTTAAATGTTTCGGACATCCGATAGGCGCTTCTGGTTTAAGAATGCTTTATGAAATGTATCTTCAACTCCTTGGCAAAGCTGGGGAAAGACAGATAAAAGATCCTCGTTTTGGGCTTACTCATAATCTTGGAGGCTTTCCATTCCAGAATATATGCAGTATTTCTATAGTTGGAAAATACGAAAATTAA
- a CDS encoding class II D-tagatose-bisphosphate aldolase, non-catalytic subunit — MERINYLKNIVKLQKQGIAIGVCSICSSNPFVIETALEHALGSDRFVLIESTCNQVNQFGGYTGMTPYSFINFVYSIAESIHFPKEKIIFGGDHLGPNPWKNENADTSLKKALELIKEYVLAGFTKIHIDCSMRLKNDAGNKNSPLDPYIIAERTAFLCSYAEELIANKKYKPVYVIGTDVPSPGGIKNDSKKIYITKASDFYQTMNFSKEAFYKKNLFSAWERVIAVVVNTGVEYGNQIVYEYERERNKDLCEALKNFPNIVFEGHSTDYQQGTHLKQMVEDGIAILKVGPALTFAMREGLFLLKYIEDELFKGNNDFELSNLINVIDEAMIKNPAHWESYYKGNEQEIKFARKYSLYDRIRYYWTETSVQQSVKKLIKNLESCQIPLSLLSQFFHGSYLKARDRNFKITPMNLIKDKIKEILLDYQVFC; from the coding sequence ATGGAGCGTATCAATTATTTAAAAAATATTGTAAAGCTTCAAAAACAGGGGATAGCTATTGGCGTGTGTTCTATTTGCAGTTCAAATCCTTTTGTTATTGAAACTGCTTTAGAACATGCACTTGGCTCCGATAGATTTGTTCTTATAGAATCTACCTGTAACCAGGTTAATCAATTTGGCGGCTATACTGGTATGACTCCATATAGTTTTATTAATTTTGTGTATTCTATTGCCGAATCAATACATTTTCCAAAAGAAAAAATAATTTTCGGAGGAGATCATCTTGGTCCAAATCCGTGGAAAAATGAGAATGCTGACACATCTCTTAAAAAAGCTTTGGAACTCATTAAAGAATATGTTTTGGCTGGCTTTACAAAAATTCATATTGATTGCAGCATGCGTTTAAAAAATGACGCTGGAAATAAAAATTCTCCTTTAGATCCATATATTATAGCCGAAAGAACTGCTTTTTTATGTTCATACGCCGAAGAATTGATTGCTAATAAAAAATATAAACCTGTATATGTTATTGGAACTGATGTCCCGTCTCCTGGAGGCATAAAAAATGATTCAAAAAAAATTTATATCACAAAAGCTTCCGATTTTTATCAAACTATGAATTTTTCAAAAGAAGCATTTTATAAGAAAAATCTTTTTTCAGCATGGGAACGAGTTATCGCTGTAGTTGTAAATACTGGAGTCGAATATGGCAATCAAATTGTTTATGAATACGAAAGGGAAAGAAATAAAGATTTATGCGAAGCTTTGAAGAATTTCCCCAATATTGTATTTGAAGGGCATTCTACTGATTATCAACAAGGAACTCATTTAAAACAGATGGTAGAAGACGGAATAGCTATTTTAAAAGTAGGCCCTGCTCTTACATTTGCCATGCGGGAAGGATTATTTCTTCTTAAATATATAGAAGACGAGCTATTTAAAGGAAACAATGATTTTGAATTATCTAATCTTATAAATGTTATTGATGAGGCTATGATAAAAAATCCTGCGCATTGGGAATCCTATTATAAAGGGAATGAACAAGAAATTAAATTCGCAAGGAAATACAGCCTTTACGATAGGATAAGATATTACTGGACAGAAACATCCGTCCAGCAATCCGTAAAAAAATTAATTAAAAACTTAGAAAGTTGTCAAATTCCGTTAAGCCTTTTAAGCCAATTTTTTCATGGAAGCTATTTAAAAGCACGGGATAGAAATTTTAAAATAACACCTATGAATTTGATAAAAGATAAAATCAAAGAGATATTACTAGATTATCAAGTTTTTTGTTGA